The following coding sequences lie in one Palaemon carinicauda isolate YSFRI2023 chromosome 7, ASM3689809v2, whole genome shotgun sequence genomic window:
- the LOC137643563 gene encoding uncharacterized protein, with protein sequence MKKTEESIMSKSLSPEPPDFEFVDSDDCNPEIEDDWYLVDIDIEEFPPHGPQCSSPLDSCKTKEEDNFILSYVSVLRGSEEAEIQNERSVGTNPLNPIKEDVGLTKGIDNTRSASWNPTSFKFIQDDASIDWDECAFHEISLADVTPKLDKHVDVYIMDHYKKARKCDLFSGRFSKRIRKQQRPDWI encoded by the exons ATGAAGAAAACTGAGGAATCAATTATGTCGAAATCTCTCTCCCCTGAACCTCCAGACTTTGAGTTTGTCGATTCAG ATGACTGTAATCCTGAAATCGAGGATGATTGGTACCTGGTTGATATAGACATCGAAGAATTTCCACCTCATGGACCACAATGCTCAAGCCCCCTGGATTCTTGTAAGACCAAAGAAGAGGACAACTTCATTCTTAGTTATGTCTCTGTTCTTCGTGGGAGCGAAGAAGCGGAGATCCAGAATGAGCGAAGCGTCGGAACAAACCCTTTGAATCCTATTAAGGAAGACGTAGGACTGACAAAGGGTATTGACAATACTCGCAGTGCCTCTTGGAATCCTACATCTTTTAAGTTCATCCAAGACGATGCTTCTATTGATTGGGATGAATGCGCCTTTCATGAAATTAGTCTCGCTGATGTTACTCCAAAACTCGATAAACATGTTGATGTATACATCATG GATCATTATAAGAAGGCAAGAAAGTGTGACCTTTTCAGTGGCAGGTTCAGCAAAAGGATTCGGAAGCAACAACGTCCTGATTGGATATGA